DNA from Nitrospina gracilis Nb-211:
AGCGGGGTGGCTGTGTTTTCCAAAGTCAAGCCCGGCAAGGTGCATTACGGCATGGGCATCGATCGTTTCGATTTGGAAGGGCGTTACCTGCGCCTGGAGTTTCCGAAGTTCGACCTGCTCAATATTTATTTCCCGAATGGCACCAGCGGCGACGAACGGTTGCAGTTCAAGATGGAATACTACGACGCGTTTCTGGAGCATTGCGAGACGCTCCGTAAAAAGGAAAAGAAAAAACTGGTGATCTGCGGCGACGTCAACACCGCGCACAAGGAGATCGACCTGAAAAATGCAAAGCAGAACGAGAAGAATTCCGGATTTTTGCCGATGGAGCGCGAGTGGATCGACAAGTTCATCGAGCATGGGTACGTGGACACGTTCCGCGAGTTCTGCAAGGAACCCGACCAGTACACCTGGTGGACGTATCGGGCGAATGCGCGGGCGCGAAACATCGGGTGGCGTATCGATTATTTCTTCGTCACCCGCGATCTGTTGAGGAAGGTCAAAAGCTCCTTTATCACGCCGGAAGTCATGGGTTCCGATCATTGCCCCATCGGACTCGAAATCGTTTGAGGCGAAATCCCACTGCACCTGTGATATTCTGACGGTGACAGAAATTGGACCTCCACCGGGCCCCGGCGGCCCGTTTTTATTAGAAAGGATCATTCATGAGTTTTGAAGTGGATTGCTCCTATCACGGTTTCAGGCTGAAAAAACAGGAAAAGCTGAAGGAATTGAACTCCCTTGCGCTTTTCTTTGAGCACGAGAAAACCGGAGCCGAACTGCTGGTGAT
Protein-coding regions in this window:
- a CDS encoding exodeoxyribonuclease III; protein product: MVIYSWNVNGIRAVAKKGFGDWMASASPAPDVVCLQETKAHPEQVPPEVAYPEGYEAYWCPATRKGYSGVAVFSKVKPGKVHYGMGIDRFDLEGRYLRLEFPKFDLLNIYFPNGTSGDERLQFKMEYYDAFLEHCETLRKKEKKKLVICGDVNTAHKEIDLKNAKQNEKNSGFLPMEREWIDKFIEHGYVDTFREFCKEPDQYTWWTYRANARARNIGWRIDYFFVTRDLLRKVKSSFITPEVMGSDHCPIGLEIV